One Euwallacea fornicatus isolate EFF26 chromosome 22, ASM4011564v1, whole genome shotgun sequence genomic region harbors:
- the P32 gene encoding complement component 1 Q subcomponent-binding protein, mitochondrial isoform X2, translating into MNSILKSVSRLTALKTLLLPAKTLVSMSQSQAHLLTTRNLWYMSTLQSQKLSAVHSNLCGCGCGGIKQGVHTKAEKELVEFLTEEILAERKAQKVTTIPTEIEGFNARLNGAEVTLTKKTDTETIKISFNVNHSVDTDAEPEIHENMDKPDIGELKSKPAFKVDLIRADTTVSVLCSFVPPSEQDDSYNDAFGIDELSIYNGEWNENVYSVTGEVLDSVSYLYDLILNYLEEKGITNEFVEKLSNYSTAYEHSAYIGLLEGLSKFISVK; encoded by the exons ATGaactcaattttaaaatcggtCTCTCGACTAACTGCCCTAAAAACCCTTTTACTACCTGCCAAAACGTTGGTGTCGATGTCACAATCCCAAGCTCATCTTCTGACTACTAGGAATCTATGGTACATGAGCACTCTGCAATCTCAGAAATTATCTGCAGTGCACAGCAATTTATGTGGTTGTGGGTGCGGTGGGATCAAGCAAGGAGTCCATACTAAAG CCGAGAAAGAGCTGGTGGAATTCTTGACAGAGGAAATTTTAGCTGAAAGGAAGGCACAGAAAGTGACCACTATTCCCACTGAAATTGAAGGGTTTAATGCTAGATTAAATGGAGCTGAAGTTACTTTGACCAAGAAGACAGATACAGAAAC CATCAAAATCAGCTTTAATGTAAACCATTCTGTGGACACTGATGCTGAACCTGAAATCCATGAAAATATGGACAAACCTGACATAGGAGAACTAAAATCAAAACCAGCTTTTAAAGTTGATTTAATAAGAGCAGACACCACTGTTAGTGTATTGTGCTCCTTTGTGCCTCCAAGTGAACAAGATGATAGCTACA atgaCGCTTTTGGCATTGATGAACTTAGTATTTACAATGGGGAATGGAATGAAAATGTTTACTCAGTGACTGGGGAGGTTTTAGACTCTGTAAGT TACTTGTATGATCTGATCTTAAATTATTTGGAAGAAAAGGGAATCACCAATGAATTCGTAGAAAAACTCTCCAATTACAGCACAGCCTATGAACATTCTGCCTATATTGGGTTGCTAGAAGGGCTCTCCAAATTCATTTCAGTCAAGTAG
- the P32 gene encoding complement component 1 Q subcomponent-binding protein, mitochondrial isoform X1: protein MNSILKSVSRLTALKTLLLPAKTLVSMSQSQAHLLTTRNLWYMSTLQSQKLSAVHSNLCGCGCGGIKQGVHTKGNSEKELVEFLTEEILAERKAQKVTTIPTEIEGFNARLNGAEVTLTKKTDTETIKISFNVNHSVDTDAEPEIHENMDKPDIGELKSKPAFKVDLIRADTTVSVLCSFVPPSEQDDSYNDAFGIDELSIYNGEWNENVYSVTGEVLDSVSYLYDLILNYLEEKGITNEFVEKLSNYSTAYEHSAYIGLLEGLSKFISVK, encoded by the exons ATGaactcaattttaaaatcggtCTCTCGACTAACTGCCCTAAAAACCCTTTTACTACCTGCCAAAACGTTGGTGTCGATGTCACAATCCCAAGCTCATCTTCTGACTACTAGGAATCTATGGTACATGAGCACTCTGCAATCTCAGAAATTATCTGCAGTGCACAGCAATTTATGTGGTTGTGGGTGCGGTGGGATCAAGCAAGGAGTCCATACTAAAGGTAACT CCGAGAAAGAGCTGGTGGAATTCTTGACAGAGGAAATTTTAGCTGAAAGGAAGGCACAGAAAGTGACCACTATTCCCACTGAAATTGAAGGGTTTAATGCTAGATTAAATGGAGCTGAAGTTACTTTGACCAAGAAGACAGATACAGAAAC CATCAAAATCAGCTTTAATGTAAACCATTCTGTGGACACTGATGCTGAACCTGAAATCCATGAAAATATGGACAAACCTGACATAGGAGAACTAAAATCAAAACCAGCTTTTAAAGTTGATTTAATAAGAGCAGACACCACTGTTAGTGTATTGTGCTCCTTTGTGCCTCCAAGTGAACAAGATGATAGCTACA atgaCGCTTTTGGCATTGATGAACTTAGTATTTACAATGGGGAATGGAATGAAAATGTTTACTCAGTGACTGGGGAGGTTTTAGACTCTGTAAGT TACTTGTATGATCTGATCTTAAATTATTTGGAAGAAAAGGGAATCACCAATGAATTCGTAGAAAAACTCTCCAATTACAGCACAGCCTATGAACATTCTGCCTATATTGGGTTGCTAGAAGGGCTCTCCAAATTCATTTCAGTCAAGTAG
- the P32 gene encoding complement component 1 Q subcomponent-binding protein, mitochondrial isoform X3, translating to MNSILKSVSRLTALKTLLLPAKTLVSMSQSQAHLLTTRNLWYMSTLQSQKLSAVHSNLCGCGCGGIKQGVHTKAEKELVEFLTEEILAERKAQKVTTIPTEIEGFNARLNGAEVTLTKKTDTETIKISFNVNHSVDTDAEPEIHENMDKPDIGELKSKPAFKVDLIRADTTVSVLCSFVPPSEQDDSYNDAFGIDELSIYNGEWNENVYSVTGEVLDSYLYDLILNYLEEKGITNEFVEKLSNYSTAYEHSAYIGLLEGLSKFISVK from the exons ATGaactcaattttaaaatcggtCTCTCGACTAACTGCCCTAAAAACCCTTTTACTACCTGCCAAAACGTTGGTGTCGATGTCACAATCCCAAGCTCATCTTCTGACTACTAGGAATCTATGGTACATGAGCACTCTGCAATCTCAGAAATTATCTGCAGTGCACAGCAATTTATGTGGTTGTGGGTGCGGTGGGATCAAGCAAGGAGTCCATACTAAAG CCGAGAAAGAGCTGGTGGAATTCTTGACAGAGGAAATTTTAGCTGAAAGGAAGGCACAGAAAGTGACCACTATTCCCACTGAAATTGAAGGGTTTAATGCTAGATTAAATGGAGCTGAAGTTACTTTGACCAAGAAGACAGATACAGAAAC CATCAAAATCAGCTTTAATGTAAACCATTCTGTGGACACTGATGCTGAACCTGAAATCCATGAAAATATGGACAAACCTGACATAGGAGAACTAAAATCAAAACCAGCTTTTAAAGTTGATTTAATAAGAGCAGACACCACTGTTAGTGTATTGTGCTCCTTTGTGCCTCCAAGTGAACAAGATGATAGCTACA atgaCGCTTTTGGCATTGATGAACTTAGTATTTACAATGGGGAATGGAATGAAAATGTTTACTCAGTGACTGGGGAGGTTTTAGACTCT TACTTGTATGATCTGATCTTAAATTATTTGGAAGAAAAGGGAATCACCAATGAATTCGTAGAAAAACTCTCCAATTACAGCACAGCCTATGAACATTCTGCCTATATTGGGTTGCTAGAAGGGCTCTCCAAATTCATTTCAGTCAAGTAG
- the GPHR gene encoding Golgi pH regulator isoform X1, whose amino-acid sequence MTFLFDCTVIFSSQVLFFIGAWLFFMKQLFTDYEVRHKMVQLIFSITLTLSCTMFELIIFEILGFLDASSRSFFWYLMLYLLLFVVIVLNPFYISYYCISNIRYGKFLKYLKTKGVNKHVLVRPDYVKTLTFITWLIFLAVFWKIGDPFPINHPNHGFFSIESLVSRIGVIGVTVMALLSGFGAVNYPYSSMKFFMRDVAEADVWNIEKRLLQTMDMIVIRKKRVAIAKKQMLGKADLSTSKKGIWEMISSVTGNRSNENINQLKLEIDGLEEMSRQLFLEVHENRNMRQRIEWSKTWKGAYFNFLGYIFSGYCLWKIFICTINIVFDRVGKKDPVTRGIEIAVNWMGFDFDINFWSQQISFYLIGCIVVTSIRGLLLTLTKFFNKMSSNKSSNIIVLVLAQIMGMYFVSSVLLLRMNMPVQYRIIITQVLGALQFNFYHRWFDVIFLISALGSMVTLYLAHKPPVKDNML is encoded by the exons ATGACCTTTCTATTTGATTGTACAGTGATATTCTCCTCTCag gtacttttttttattggagcATGGCTGTTCTTTATGAAGCAACTATTTACAGACTATGAAGTACGCCACAAAATGGTCCAACTAATATTTAGTATCACGCTGACACTCTCATGCACCATGTTTGaacttataatttttgaaattttaggttTCCTTGATGCCAG TTCCAGGTCCTTTTTCTGGTACCTCATGCTTTATTTGCTACTATTTGTTGTTATAGTCTTAAACCCATTCTACATTTCCTACTACTGCATCAGTAATATTAGATATGGTAAGTTtttgaagtatttaaaaacaaaagggGTTAACAAACATGTTTTAGTAAGACCTGACTATGTCAAAACTCTCACTTTCATCACCTGGTTGATATTCCTTGCcgtattttggaaaatcggTGACCCATTCCCAATCAACCATCCCAATCATGGCTTTTTTTCTATAGAGTCGTTAGTTTCTAGAATAGGTGTCATTGGGGTAACAGTCATGGCACTTTTATCAGGTTTTGGTGCTGTGAATTACCCCTATTCATCCATGAAGTTCTTCATGAG AGACGTTGCCGAGGCAGATGTAtggaatattgaaaaaaggtTATTACAAACCATGGATATGATTGTCATAAGGAAAAAACGAGTTGCTATAGCAAAAAAGCAGATGTTGGGGAAGGCTGACTTGTCTACAAGTAAAAAAGGAATTTGGGAAATGATTTCTTCAGTTACAGGAAATAGAAGCAACGAAA atattaatcaattaaaacTGGAGATTGATGGACTTGAGGAGATGAGTAGGCAGCTTTTTTTGGAAGTGCATGAAAATCGTAATATGCGTCAAAGAATTGAGTGGTCTAAAACCTGGAAGGGGGCTTATTTCAACTTTTTGGGCTATATTTTTTCTGGATATTGCttgtggaaaatttttatc tgtACAATAAACATAGTGTTTGACAGGGTGGGTAAAAAAGACCCAGTAACCCGTGGCATTGAGATAGCAGTCAACTGGATGGGCTTTgattttgatataaatttttggtctcaacaaatatcattttatttgataGGTTGCATTGTAGTGACCTCAATAAGAGGATTATTGCTTACTTTAACCAAG ttttttaataaaatgtccTCAAACAAGAGTTCGAATATAATAGTACTGGTTCTGGCCCAAATTATGGGCATGTACTTTGTTTCCTCAGTGCTTTTACTTCGAATGAACATGCCAGTTCAGTATAGGATAATTATTACTCAAGTATTAG GAGCTctacaatttaatttctatcATCGATGGTTTGATGTTATATTCCTTATAAGCGCCTTAGGCAGTATGGTTACCTTGTATTTGGCCCATAAGCCTCCAGTCAAGGACAACATGTTGTGA
- the Mcad gene encoding medium-chain specific acyl-CoA dehydrogenase, mitochondrial isoform X2: MAFSQFVRTVARASFKPLASRNYSAKVYPNGYNFDLNDTQKEFQETARKFAREEIIPVASEYDKTGAYPWDIFKKAHQLGLVNTHIPEELDGIGLNTFDGTLITEELAYGCTGINACLQITDIGQTPVLLTGNKDQQKKYLGRLIEEPLVAAYCVTEPGAGSDVNGLKTKAEKKGDEYILNGQKMWITGGGVANWYFVLARTNPDPKCPASKAFTGFIVEREWPGITPGRKEINMGQRASDTRGITFEDVKVPKENVLIGEGQGFKIAMATFDKTRPPVAAAAVGLAQRALDEASKYALERKTFGTPIINHQAVAFMLAEMAIGVETGRLAWMKAAWETDNNIRNSYSAAIAKGWCADMANRCAADAVQIFGGNGFNSDYPVEKLMRDAKILQIYEGTSQIQRMIISRHIAERAKTLV; this comes from the exons ATGGCATTTTCTCAG TTTGTCAGAACTGTTGCTAGAGCCAGTTTTAAACCTCTAGCTTCAAGAAATTACAGTGCTAAAGTTTATCCTAATGGGTATAATTTTG ATCTTAACGACACCCAAAAGGAATTCCAGGAGACTGCTCGAAAGTTTGCAAGAGAAGAAATTATTCCTGTGGCCTCTGAGTATGACAAAACTGGGGCATATCCAtgggacattttcaaaaaagctcACCAATTGGGTTTGGTGAATACCCATATTCCTGAGGAATTAG ATGGTATTGGCTTGAATACATTTGATGGAACTCTCATTACTGAAGAGTTGGCCTATGGTTGCACTGGCATTAATGCATGTTTACAAATCACAGATATTGGA CAAACTCCCGTATTACTAACCGGAAACAAAGACCAACAGAAGAAATACTTGGGAAGGCTGATTGAAGAGCCGTTGGTGGCTGCTTATTGTGTTACTGAACCTGGGGCCGGATCAGATGTAAACGGCCTTAAAACCAAAGCTGAAAAAAAAGGGgatgaatatattttaaatggccagAAGATGTGGATTACTGGAGGAGGAGTTGCTAATTG GTATTTTGTCCTGGCAAGAACCAACCCAGACCCAAAATGCCCGGCTAGCAAAGCATTTACCGGTTTTATCGTCGAAAGAGAGTGGCCTGGTATAACTCCTGGTCGAaag GAAATCAACATGGGACAGAGAGCTTCAGACACTCGAGGTATCACCTTTGAGGACGTCAAAGTGCCCAAAGAGAATGTGTTAATTGGGGAAGGGCAGGGATTCAAAATTGCTATGGCCACTTTTGACAAAACTAGGCCTCCA gttgCAGCAGCAGCTGTCGGTCTTGCACAGCGAGCATTGGATGAAGCTTCTAAATACGCCTTAGAAAGAAAAACCTTTGGAACACCTATTATTAACCATCAAGCTGTAGCATTTATGCTCGCAGAGATGGCGATAG ggGTGGAGACTGGTAGATTAGCCTGGATGAAAGCCGCCTGGGAAACCGATAACAATATAAGAAACAGCTATTCTGCAGCGATTGCCAAAGGCTGGTGTGCAGATATGGCTAACAGATGCGCTGCTGATGCAGTCCAG attttcggaGGCAACGGTTTCAACAGCGACTATCCAGTGGAAAAACTCATGAGAGACGCgaaaattctacaaatttATGAGGGAACGTCGCAGATTCAGAGGATGATTATTTCAAGACATATAGCCGAGAGAGCTAAAACCTTAGTTTAG
- the LOC136346235 gene encoding GTP cyclohydrolase 1-like, which produces MDIQTKNGSTCESSQNQTVKTKKNYHQVIQRTWDHLEDVEAPGTPKTPRTSTTPGHENCTFHHDLELDHKPPTREALIPEMSRSYRLLLGSLGENPDRQGLLKTPERAAKAMLFFTKGYDQNLEEVLNDAIFDEDHDEMVVVKDIEMFSMCEHHLVPFYGKVSIGYLPSGKVLGLSKLARIVEIFSRRLQVQERLTKQIAVAVLKAVQPNGVAVIIEGTHMCMVMRGVQKINSKTVTSTMLGVFRDDQRTREEFLKLALDH; this is translated from the exons atggataTACAGACAAAAAACGGATCCACCTGTGAATCTAGTCAAAACCAAACTGTCAAAACCAAGAAAAACTACCACCAAGTGATACAGAGAACGTGGGACCATTTGGAGGATGTGGAAGCTCCTGGGACACCCAAAACTCCGAGGACCTCCACAACGCCAG GTCATGAAAACTGCACCTTCCACCATGACTTAGAACTGGATCATAAGCCACCCACAAGGGAAGCTTTGATTCCAGAAATGTCCAGATCGTATCGGCTTCTTCTAGGCTCTTTAGGCGAAAATCCAGATAGACAGGGACTACTAAAAACCCCCGAAAGGGCTGCAAAGGCTATGCTATTTTTCACTAAAGGATATGACCAAAACTTAGAAG AGGTGTTGAACGATGCAATTTTCGACGAAGACCATGACGAAATGGTGGTGGTCAAGGACATAGAAATGTTCTCCATGTGTGAGCACCACTTGGTGCCCTTTTACGGCAAAGTTTCCATAGGATACCTGCCTTCCGGGAAAGTCCTAGGACTAAGCAAGTTGGCTCGAATCGTGGAAATATTCTCTAGGAGATTGCAAGTTCAGGAGAGACTAACTAAACAGATTGCGGTAGCAGTTTTGAAGGCAGTCCAACCTAATGGGGTTGCTGTGATCATTGAGGGCAC GCACATGTGCATGGTAATGCGGGGAGTACAGAAGATCAACAGCAAAACTGTCACCTCCACCATGCTAGGGGTGTTCAGGGATGACCAGCGCACTAGAGAAGAGTTTTTGAAGCTCGCCCTGGACCATTGA
- the GPHR gene encoding Golgi pH regulator isoform X3, which translates to MTFLFDCTVIFSSQVLFFIGAWLFFMKQLFTDYEVRHKMVQLIFSITLTLSCTMFELIIFEILGFLDARSFFWYLMLYLLLFVVIVLNPFYISYYCISNIRYVRPDYVKTLTFITWLIFLAVFWKIGDPFPINHPNHGFFSIESLVSRIGVIGVTVMALLSGFGAVNYPYSSMKFFMRDVAEADVWNIEKRLLQTMDMIVIRKKRVAIAKKQMLGKADLSTSKKGIWEMISSVTGNRSNENINQLKLEIDGLEEMSRQLFLEVHENRNMRQRIEWSKTWKGAYFNFLGYIFSGYCLWKIFICTINIVFDRVGKKDPVTRGIEIAVNWMGFDFDINFWSQQISFYLIGCIVVTSIRGLLLTLTKFFNKMSSNKSSNIIVLVLAQIMGMYFVSSVLLLRMNMPVQYRIIITQVLGALQFNFYHRWFDVIFLISALGSMVTLYLAHKPPVKDNML; encoded by the exons ATGACCTTTCTATTTGATTGTACAGTGATATTCTCCTCTCag gtacttttttttattggagcATGGCTGTTCTTTATGAAGCAACTATTTACAGACTATGAAGTACGCCACAAAATGGTCCAACTAATATTTAGTATCACGCTGACACTCTCATGCACCATGTTTGaacttataatttttgaaattttaggttTCCTTGATGCCAG GTCCTTTTTCTGGTACCTCATGCTTTATTTGCTACTATTTGTTGTTATAGTCTTAAACCCATTCTACATTTCCTACTACTGCATCAGTAATATTAGATATG TAAGACCTGACTATGTCAAAACTCTCACTTTCATCACCTGGTTGATATTCCTTGCcgtattttggaaaatcggTGACCCATTCCCAATCAACCATCCCAATCATGGCTTTTTTTCTATAGAGTCGTTAGTTTCTAGAATAGGTGTCATTGGGGTAACAGTCATGGCACTTTTATCAGGTTTTGGTGCTGTGAATTACCCCTATTCATCCATGAAGTTCTTCATGAG AGACGTTGCCGAGGCAGATGTAtggaatattgaaaaaaggtTATTACAAACCATGGATATGATTGTCATAAGGAAAAAACGAGTTGCTATAGCAAAAAAGCAGATGTTGGGGAAGGCTGACTTGTCTACAAGTAAAAAAGGAATTTGGGAAATGATTTCTTCAGTTACAGGAAATAGAAGCAACGAAA atattaatcaattaaaacTGGAGATTGATGGACTTGAGGAGATGAGTAGGCAGCTTTTTTTGGAAGTGCATGAAAATCGTAATATGCGTCAAAGAATTGAGTGGTCTAAAACCTGGAAGGGGGCTTATTTCAACTTTTTGGGCTATATTTTTTCTGGATATTGCttgtggaaaatttttatc tgtACAATAAACATAGTGTTTGACAGGGTGGGTAAAAAAGACCCAGTAACCCGTGGCATTGAGATAGCAGTCAACTGGATGGGCTTTgattttgatataaatttttggtctcaacaaatatcattttatttgataGGTTGCATTGTAGTGACCTCAATAAGAGGATTATTGCTTACTTTAACCAAG ttttttaataaaatgtccTCAAACAAGAGTTCGAATATAATAGTACTGGTTCTGGCCCAAATTATGGGCATGTACTTTGTTTCCTCAGTGCTTTTACTTCGAATGAACATGCCAGTTCAGTATAGGATAATTATTACTCAAGTATTAG GAGCTctacaatttaatttctatcATCGATGGTTTGATGTTATATTCCTTATAAGCGCCTTAGGCAGTATGGTTACCTTGTATTTGGCCCATAAGCCTCCAGTCAAGGACAACATGTTGTGA
- the Mcad gene encoding medium-chain specific acyl-CoA dehydrogenase, mitochondrial isoform X1 yields the protein MAFSQFVRTVARASFKPLASRNYSAKVYPNGYNFDLNDTQKEFQETARKFAREEIIPVASEYDKTGAYPWDIFKKAHQLGLVNTHIPEELGGLNMGTFDGCLIIEEVAYGCTGISTALDATSLGQTPVLLTGNKDQQKKYLGRLIEEPLVAAYCVTEPGAGSDVNGLKTKAEKKGDEYILNGQKMWITGGGVANWYFVLARTNPDPKCPASKAFTGFIVEREWPGITPGRKEINMGQRASDTRGITFEDVKVPKENVLIGEGQGFKIAMATFDKTRPPVAAAAVGLAQRALDEASKYALERKTFGTPIINHQAVAFMLAEMAIGVETGRLAWMKAAWETDNNIRNSYSAAIAKGWCADMANRCAADAVQIFGGNGFNSDYPVEKLMRDAKILQIYEGTSQIQRMIISRHIAERAKTLV from the exons ATGGCATTTTCTCAG TTTGTCAGAACTGTTGCTAGAGCCAGTTTTAAACCTCTAGCTTCAAGAAATTACAGTGCTAAAGTTTATCCTAATGGGTATAATTTTG ATCTTAACGACACCCAAAAGGAATTCCAGGAGACTGCTCGAAAGTTTGCAAGAGAAGAAATTATTCCTGTGGCCTCTGAGTATGACAAAACTGGGGCATATCCAtgggacattttcaaaaaagctcACCAATTGGGTTTGGTGAATACCCATATTCCTGAGGAATTAG GTGGTTTGAATATGGGAACTTTTGATGGATGCCTTATAATAGAGGAAGTGGCCTATGGTTGCACTGGAATATCTACAGCTTTAGATGCAACCTCATTGGGT CAAACTCCCGTATTACTAACCGGAAACAAAGACCAACAGAAGAAATACTTGGGAAGGCTGATTGAAGAGCCGTTGGTGGCTGCTTATTGTGTTACTGAACCTGGGGCCGGATCAGATGTAAACGGCCTTAAAACCAAAGCTGAAAAAAAAGGGgatgaatatattttaaatggccagAAGATGTGGATTACTGGAGGAGGAGTTGCTAATTG GTATTTTGTCCTGGCAAGAACCAACCCAGACCCAAAATGCCCGGCTAGCAAAGCATTTACCGGTTTTATCGTCGAAAGAGAGTGGCCTGGTATAACTCCTGGTCGAaag GAAATCAACATGGGACAGAGAGCTTCAGACACTCGAGGTATCACCTTTGAGGACGTCAAAGTGCCCAAAGAGAATGTGTTAATTGGGGAAGGGCAGGGATTCAAAATTGCTATGGCCACTTTTGACAAAACTAGGCCTCCA gttgCAGCAGCAGCTGTCGGTCTTGCACAGCGAGCATTGGATGAAGCTTCTAAATACGCCTTAGAAAGAAAAACCTTTGGAACACCTATTATTAACCATCAAGCTGTAGCATTTATGCTCGCAGAGATGGCGATAG ggGTGGAGACTGGTAGATTAGCCTGGATGAAAGCCGCCTGGGAAACCGATAACAATATAAGAAACAGCTATTCTGCAGCGATTGCCAAAGGCTGGTGTGCAGATATGGCTAACAGATGCGCTGCTGATGCAGTCCAG attttcggaGGCAACGGTTTCAACAGCGACTATCCAGTGGAAAAACTCATGAGAGACGCgaaaattctacaaatttATGAGGGAACGTCGCAGATTCAGAGGATGATTATTTCAAGACATATAGCCGAGAGAGCTAAAACCTTAGTTTAG
- the GPHR gene encoding Golgi pH regulator isoform X2, which produces MTFLFDCTVIFSSQVLFFIGAWLFFMKQLFTDYEVRHKMVQLIFSITLTLSCTMFELIIFEILGFLDASSRSFFWYLMLYLLLFVVIVLNPFYISYYCISNIRYVRPDYVKTLTFITWLIFLAVFWKIGDPFPINHPNHGFFSIESLVSRIGVIGVTVMALLSGFGAVNYPYSSMKFFMRDVAEADVWNIEKRLLQTMDMIVIRKKRVAIAKKQMLGKADLSTSKKGIWEMISSVTGNRSNENINQLKLEIDGLEEMSRQLFLEVHENRNMRQRIEWSKTWKGAYFNFLGYIFSGYCLWKIFICTINIVFDRVGKKDPVTRGIEIAVNWMGFDFDINFWSQQISFYLIGCIVVTSIRGLLLTLTKFFNKMSSNKSSNIIVLVLAQIMGMYFVSSVLLLRMNMPVQYRIIITQVLGALQFNFYHRWFDVIFLISALGSMVTLYLAHKPPVKDNML; this is translated from the exons ATGACCTTTCTATTTGATTGTACAGTGATATTCTCCTCTCag gtacttttttttattggagcATGGCTGTTCTTTATGAAGCAACTATTTACAGACTATGAAGTACGCCACAAAATGGTCCAACTAATATTTAGTATCACGCTGACACTCTCATGCACCATGTTTGaacttataatttttgaaattttaggttTCCTTGATGCCAG TTCCAGGTCCTTTTTCTGGTACCTCATGCTTTATTTGCTACTATTTGTTGTTATAGTCTTAAACCCATTCTACATTTCCTACTACTGCATCAGTAATATTAGATATG TAAGACCTGACTATGTCAAAACTCTCACTTTCATCACCTGGTTGATATTCCTTGCcgtattttggaaaatcggTGACCCATTCCCAATCAACCATCCCAATCATGGCTTTTTTTCTATAGAGTCGTTAGTTTCTAGAATAGGTGTCATTGGGGTAACAGTCATGGCACTTTTATCAGGTTTTGGTGCTGTGAATTACCCCTATTCATCCATGAAGTTCTTCATGAG AGACGTTGCCGAGGCAGATGTAtggaatattgaaaaaaggtTATTACAAACCATGGATATGATTGTCATAAGGAAAAAACGAGTTGCTATAGCAAAAAAGCAGATGTTGGGGAAGGCTGACTTGTCTACAAGTAAAAAAGGAATTTGGGAAATGATTTCTTCAGTTACAGGAAATAGAAGCAACGAAA atattaatcaattaaaacTGGAGATTGATGGACTTGAGGAGATGAGTAGGCAGCTTTTTTTGGAAGTGCATGAAAATCGTAATATGCGTCAAAGAATTGAGTGGTCTAAAACCTGGAAGGGGGCTTATTTCAACTTTTTGGGCTATATTTTTTCTGGATATTGCttgtggaaaatttttatc tgtACAATAAACATAGTGTTTGACAGGGTGGGTAAAAAAGACCCAGTAACCCGTGGCATTGAGATAGCAGTCAACTGGATGGGCTTTgattttgatataaatttttggtctcaacaaatatcattttatttgataGGTTGCATTGTAGTGACCTCAATAAGAGGATTATTGCTTACTTTAACCAAG ttttttaataaaatgtccTCAAACAAGAGTTCGAATATAATAGTACTGGTTCTGGCCCAAATTATGGGCATGTACTTTGTTTCCTCAGTGCTTTTACTTCGAATGAACATGCCAGTTCAGTATAGGATAATTATTACTCAAGTATTAG GAGCTctacaatttaatttctatcATCGATGGTTTGATGTTATATTCCTTATAAGCGCCTTAGGCAGTATGGTTACCTTGTATTTGGCCCATAAGCCTCCAGTCAAGGACAACATGTTGTGA